In Panulirus ornatus isolate Po-2019 chromosome 40, ASM3632096v1, whole genome shotgun sequence, a single window of DNA contains:
- the Nthl1 gene encoding endonuclease III-like protein 1: MLRARLACVAPFYSLSTRNMSDSSVYFMNVSPKKTRSKARAAASRVQQKEQCDETTGSSNMGGINKELLSSKAAPAKKLARRKRIEIMYEKEPGLEDLPLKQNGVDETKPNSELGDQDISDGQQNANNQHSYLPENKRLKLNSEVKVLRPGQPGWEPPHWQEVLENIRQMRAARDAPVDSMGAEKCMDKDAHPEVCRFQVLISLMLSSQTKDQVTHAAMTRLRDHGLTVDNILATGDDTLGQLIYPVGFWKKKVVYIKKTCEILKKDYNGDIPPTLEEMCKLPGVGPKMAHLCMDIGWGKLTGIGVDTHVHRISNRLGWTGRTTKTPEETRVALESWMPEDIWSETNLLMVGFGQQICLPVLPKCSECLNVTLCPYGKNSANRSPKKHSHQSPTKARNK, translated from the exons ATGCTGCGCGCCAGACTCGCATGTGTAGCGCCCTTCTACTCCCTCAGTACTCGTAATATGAGTGATAGCAGCGTATATTTCATGAATGTATCACCTAAAAAGACCCGTTCTAAGGCTCGGGCCGCAGCATCAAGGGTCCAGCAAAAGGAACAATGCGATGAAACGACAGGAAGCAGTAACATGGGCGGCATTAATAAG GAGCTTTTATCCTCAAAGGCTGCACCAGCAAAAAAGTTGGCAAGAAGAAAACGAATAGAAATTATGTATGAAAAGGAGCCTGGATTGGAGGATTTGCCCTTGAAACAAAATGGTGTTGATGAGACCAAACCAAACTCTGAACTGGGTGATCAGGATATTTCTGATGGACAGCAAAATGCAAACAATCAACACAGCTACCTTCCAGAAAATAAGAGGTTGAAACTG AATAGTGAGGTAAAAGTTTTGAGACCAGGGCAGCCAGGCTGGGAGCCACCTCACTGGCAAGAAGTCCTGGAGAATATCCGCCAGATGAGGGCTGCACGGGATGCACCAGTTGATTCTATGGGAGCTGAGAAATGCATGGATAAAGATGCTCATCCAGAG GTGTGCAGATTCCAAGTGCTTATTTCCTTAATGCTAAGTAGCCAAACTAAAGACCAGGTAACTCATGCAGCCATGACTAGGCTGCGGGATCATGGACTCACTGTTGATAACATCTTAGCAACTGGTGATGACACCCTTGGTCAGCTTATTTATCCAGTGGGATTTTGGAAG AAAAAAGTTGTCTATATTAAGAAAACTTGTGAAATACTGAAGAAAGATTATAATGGAGACATTCCACCAACATTAGAAGAGATGTGTAAGCTGCCAGGTGTAGGACCCAAGATGGCTCACCTCTGTATGGACATTGGCTGGGGAAAGTTAACAGGAATTG GtgtagatacacatgtacatcgcATCAGCAACCGACTGGGATGGACTGGTCGTACCACAAAGACACCAGAAGAGACACGAGTTGCTTTGGAATCCTGGATGCCTGAAGATATATGGAGTGAAACCAACCTACTGATGGTTGGATTTGGTCAACAGATATGTTTACCAGTATTGCCTAAATGCAGTGAGTGTCTCAATGTGACGCTCTGTCCATATGGGAAGAACTCAGCTAACAGATCCCCAAAGAAGCACTCTCATCAGTCACCAACTAAAGCAAGAAACAAATGA